A genomic stretch from Centroberyx gerrardi isolate f3 chromosome 10, fCenGer3.hap1.cur.20231027, whole genome shotgun sequence includes:
- the usp9 gene encoding ubiquitin carboxyl-terminal hydrolase 9X isoform X2, producing the protein MTATTRGSPVGGNDSQGQGQAPDAQSQPPLPQNQTSSPNSSNENSPVSPPDEQGQGDGPPQLEEEEPAFPHTDLAKLDDMINRPRWVVPVLPKGELEVLLEAAIDLSKRGLDVKCEACQRFFRDGLTISFTKILTDEAVSGWKFEIHRCIINNTHRLVELCVAKLSQDWFPLLELLAMATNPHCKFHIYNGTRPSETVPAGAQLADDELFARPPDPRSPKGWLVDLINKFGTLNGFQMLHDRFMSGQALNVQIIAALIKPFGQCYEFLTLHTVKKYFLPVIEMVPQFLENLTDEELKKEAKNEAKNDALSMIIKSLKNLASRVPGQEETVKNLEIFRLKMILRLLQISSFNGKMNALNEVNKVISSVSYYTHRHNPEEEEWLTAERMAEWIQQNHILSIVLRDSLHQPQYVEKLEKILRFVIKEKALTMQDLDNIWAAQAGKHEAIVKNVHDLLAKLAWDFSPEQLDHLFDCFKASWTNASKKQREKLLELIRRLAEDDKDGVMAHKVLNLLWNLAHSDDVPVDIMDQALSAHIKILDYSCSQDRDTQKIQWIDRFIEELRTNDKWVIPALKQIREICSLFGEAPQNLRKKMPINKQTNLMGQTQRSPHVFYRHDLINQLQHNHALVTLVAENLSAYMETMRQFSKEQAEFDPQTVRPGSRYSHVQEVQERLNFLRFLLKDGQLWLCAPQAKQIWKCLAENAVFLCDREACFKWYSKLMGDEPDLDPDINKDFFENNVLQLDPSLLTENGMKCFERFFKAVNCREGKLVAKRRAYMMDDLELIGLDYLWRVVIQGSDDIASRAIDLLKEIYTNLGPKLQVNQVEIHEDFIQSCFDRLKASYDTLCVLDGDKDSINCARQEAIRMVRVLTVLKEYINECDSDYHEERTILPMSRAFRGKHITLIVRFPNQGRQVDDLDIWSHTNDTIGSVRRGILNRIKANATHTKIELFIGGEVVDPADDRKLIGQLNLKDKTLITAKLTQVSANMPSSPDSSSDSSTGSPGNHGNHYSDGPNPEVESCLPGVIMSLHLRYISFLWQVADLGCNLNMPLLRDGARVLMKLMPPDNTTVENLRAVCLDHAKLGENSLSPTLDSRFFGPSPSQVLYLIEVVYALLMPASATLGEDASDFQYNFLKSGGLPLVLSMLTRNNFLPSADMETRRGAYLNALKIAKLLLTAVGFGHVKAVAEACQPNAEGNIPVSPINQATHDQALVLQSALQNIPNPASECMLRNVAIRLAQQISDEVKGQQMNFFQASKYIPDICVIRAVQKIVWASGCGTVQLVFSSNEEISKIYEKTNAAKEPDGEDEQVCCEALEVMTLCFALMPTALDTLSKEKAWQTFIIDLLLHCHSKSVRQMAQEQFFLMATRCCMGHRPLLFFITLLFTVLGSTAKERAKHAGDYFTLLRHLLNYAYNSNINLPNAEVLLNNEIDWLKRIRDEVKRTGETGVEETILEGHIGVTKELLAFQTPEKKYYIGCEKGGANLIKELIDDFIFPASNVYLQYMKSGEFPTEQAIPVCSSPASINAGFELLVALAVGCVRNLKQIVDTLTDMYYLGCETLTEWEYLPPVGPRPNKGFVGLKNAGATCYMNSVIQQLYMIPPIRNGILAIEGTGTDVDDDMSGDEKQENESNVDPRDEVFSYHHQFDDKPSSKSEDRKEYNIGVLRHLQVIFGHLAASRLQYYVPRGFWKQFRLWGEPVNLREQHDALEFFNSLVDSLDEALKALGHPAMLSKVLGGSFADQKICQGCPHRYECEESFTTLNVDIRNHQNLLDSMEQYVKGDLLEGANAYHCEKCNKKVDTVKRLLIKKLPPVLAIQLKRFDYDWERECAIKFNDYFEFPRELDMEPYTVAGVAKLEGDDVNPENQVIQQNEPSEPTPPGSSKYRLVGVLVHSGQASGGHYYSYIIQRNGGDGERNRWYKFDDGDVTECKMDDEEEMKNQCFGGEYMGEVFDHMMKRMSYRRQKRWWNAYILFYERMDSLDKDSELVKYISELTVSSTKPHQVKMPGVIECSVRKQNVQFMHNRMQYSLEYFQFIKKLLTCNSVYLNPPPGQDHLLPEAEEIAMISVQLAARFLFSTGFHTKKVVRGPASDWYDALCVLLRHSKNVRYWFAHNVLFAYANRFSEYLLECPSAEVRGAFAKLIVFIAHFSLQDGPCPSPTASPGPSAQGCDNLSLSDHLLRAVLNLLRREVSEHGRHLQQYFNLFVMYANLGLAEKTQLLKLSVPATFMLVALDEGPGPPIKYQYAELGKLYTVVSQLVRCCDVSSRMQSSINGNPPLPNPYGDTNLTAPVMPVQQLVAEILFVRTSYVKKIIEDCSNSEETVKLLRFSCWENPQFSSTVLSELLWQVAYSYTYELRPYLDLLLQILLIEDSWQTHRIHNVLKGIPDDRDGLFDTIQRSKNHYQKRAYQCIKCMVALFSNCSVAYQILQSNGDLKRKWTWAVEWLGDELERRPYTGNPQYTYNNWSPPVQSNETSNGYFLERSHSARMTLAKACELCPEECHITKHEVVSEEDATMPKSSSPQQLLPGEGTGQQQHTEPDDQEAPDDQDSSPPEDTSLYPHSPGTTQFQQPDFCSSPPNQNNHPHGQPYTGPAAQHMNNPQRPGPASAPAPGPTQTPTPGPGPTPGPGPRAQENWESTEEVAPAPTSSTPAPAPPKE; encoded by the exons GGCTGGTTGGTGGACTTAATAAACAAATTTGGCACGTTAAACGGGTTTCAAATGCTGCACGATCGCTTCATGAGTGGCCAAGCACTGAACGTCCAGATCATCGCTGCACTTATCAA GCCTTTTGGCCAGTGTTACGAGTTCCTCACATTGCACACGGTGAAGAAGTACTTCCTCCCAGTCATCGAGATGGTTCCTCAGTTTCTAGAGAATCTCACAGATGAGGAGCTGAAAAAAGAGGCCAAGAATGAAGCCAAAAACGACGCACTGTCCATGATAATCAAGTCCCTGAAGAACCTGGCTTCTCGTGTCCCAGGGCAGGAGGAGACGGTGAAGAATTTAGAGATTTTTAGGTTAAAAATGATTCTTAG GTTATTGCAAATTTCCTCTTTTAATGGCAAAATGAATGCACTAAATGAAGTAAACAAGGTGATCTCCAGCGTGTCCTACTACACTCATCGGCATAACccggaagaggaggagtggctGACCGCTGAGCGCATGGCA GAGTGGATCCAGCAGAACCACATCCTGTCCATTGTGTTGAGGGACAGTCTGCACCAGCCACAGTATGTCGAGAAACTGGAGAAGATCCTTCGCTTCGTCATCAAGGAAAAAGCGCTTACCATGCAAGATCTGGATAACATCTGGGCTGCGCAG GCTGGTAAGCATGAGGCCATTGTGAAGAATGTCCATGACCTGCTGGCCAAGCTGGCATGGGACTTCTCACCTGAGCAGCTTGACCACCTCTTTGACTGCTTCAAG GCGAGCTGGACCAATGCCAGCAAGAAGCAGCGCGAGAAACTGCTGGAGCTGATCCGGCGCCTGGCTGAGGACGATAAGGACGGGGTAATGGCCCACAAGGTCCTCAACCTGCTGTGGAACCTGGCGCACAGCGACGATGTGCCTGTAGACATCATGGACCAGGCTCTTAGCGCTCATATCAAGATACTGGATTACAGCTGCTCACAG gacagagacacacagaagaTCCAGTGGATAGATCGCTTCATAGAGGAGCTACGAACCAACGACAAATGGGTGATCCCTGCCCTGAAGCAGATCAGAGAGATCTGTAGCCTGTTTGGAGAAGCCCCTCAGAACCTTAG aaagaaaatgccAATTAACAAACAAACGAATTTAATGGG TCAAACCCAGAGGAGTCCTCACGTGTTCTATCGCCACGACCTGATCAACCAGCTGCAGCATAACCACGCTCTGGTCACCTTGGTGGCTGAGAACCTCTCTGCGTACATGGAGACCATGAGGCAGTTCTCCAAAG AACAGGCTGAGTTTGACCCCCAGACGGTGAGGCCAGGGAGCCGCTACAGCCATGTCCAGGAAGTACAGGAACGGCTCAACTTCCTGAG GTTTCTGCTAAAGGATGGCCAGCTGTGGCTGTGTGCCCCGCAGGCCAAGCAGATCTGGAAGTGTCTGGCTGAGAATGCCGTATTTCTCTGTGACCGCGAGGCCTGCTTCAAATG GTACTCCAAGCTGATGGGCGATGAGCCAGACCTGGACCCGGACATCAACAAGGACTTTTTTGAGAACAATGTTCTGCAGTTAGACCCATCTCTATTGACGGAGAATGGCATGAAGTGCTTTGAGAGGTTCTTCAAGGCCGTCAACTGCAGGGAGGGCAAGCTGGTAGCCAAGCGCAGGGCCTACATGATGGATGACCTGGAGCTAATAGGCCTGGACTACCTCTGGAGG gTGGTAATTCAAGGAAGTGATGACATCGCCAGCAGAGCCATAGACCTGCTGAAAGAGATCTACACCAACCTTGGACCAAAACTACAAGTCAATCAG GTGGAGATCCACGAGGATTTCATCCAGTCATGTTTTGACCGTCTAAAAGCATCCTACGACACTCTGTGCGTGTTGGACGGCGATAAGGACAGCATCAACTGTGCCCGGCAGGAGGCCATCCGCATGGTTCGAGTGCTCACTGTACTCAAGGAGTACATCAATGAATGTGACAGTGACTACCACGAAGAGAGGACTATACTGCCCATGTCCAG GGCTTTCCGGGGGAAGCACATCACACTGATCGTGCGTTTCCCCAACCAGGGGCGTCAGGTGGACGACCTGGATATCTGGTCTCACACCAATGACACCATCGGCTCAGTGCGGCGCGGCATCCTCAACCGGATCAAGGCCAACGCCACACATACCAAGATAGAGCTGTTTATTGGTGGGGAGGTTGTCGATCCGGCTGACGACAGGAAGCTGATTGGACAGCTGAATTTGAAGGACAAAACG CTGATTACAGCCAAGCTGACCCAGGTGAGCGCCAACATGCCCTCCAGCCCAGACAGCTCGTCTGACTCATCCACTGGCTCCCctggtaaccatggcaaccactACAGCGATGGGCCCAACCCTGAGGTGGAGAGCTGTCTGCCTGGTGTG ATCATGTCGCTGCACCTGCGCTACATCTCCTTCTTGTGGCAGGTGGCTGACCTGGGCTGTAACCTCAACATGCCTCTGCTCAGAGATGGAGCCCGGGTTCTCATGAAGCTCATGCCCCCAG ATAACACTACAGTGGAAAATCTACGTGCTGTGTGTCTGGACCATGCCAAGCTGGGTGAGAACAGCCTCAGTCCCACACTGGACTCCCGCTTCTTCGGCCCGTCACCCTCACAAGTGCTCTACCTCATCGAG GTTGTGTATGCCCTGCTGATGCCAGCCAGTGCCACACTGGGCGAGGATGCCAGCGACTTCCAGTACAACTTCCTGAAGAGTGGCGGGCTGCCCCTGGTGCTGAGCATGCTCACCAGGAACAACTTCCTGCCATCGGCGGACATGGAGACACGGCGCGGGGCTTACCTCAACGCGCTGAAAATCGCCAAGCTGCTGCTTACCGCTGTAGGCTTTGGGCATGTCAAGGCCGTGGCCGAGGCGTGCCAGCCCAACGCTGAGGGGAACATCCCAGTCTCACCG ATTAATCAAGCCACTCATGACCAGGCCCTAGTCCTCCAGAGCGCCCTGCAGAACATCCCAAACCCTGCCTCAGAATGCATGCTGCGCAACGTAGCCATCCGCCTGGCCCAGCAGATTTCTGACGAGGTGAAAGGACAGCAGATG AACTTCTTCCAGGCATCCAAGTACATCCCAGACATCTGTGTGATCCGGGCAGTACAGAAAATAGTGTGGGCATCAGGCTGCGGTACAGTGCAGCTTGTCTTCAGCTCCAATGAAGAAATCAGCAAGATCTATGAGAAG ACAAATGCAGCTAAGGAGCCAGATGGGGAGGATGAGCAGGTGTGCTGTGAGGCCCTGGAGGTGATGACGCTGTGTTTCGCCCTCATGCCCACTGCTCTGGACACGCTCAGTAAGGAGAAGGCTTGGCAGACCTTCATCATAGACCTGCTGCTTCACTGCCACAGCAA GTCTGTGCGTCAGATGGCCCAGGAACAGTTTTTCCTGATGGCCACCAGGTGCTGTATGGGCCATCgacccctcctcttcttcatcaccCTCCTCTTCACTGTGCTGGGG AGCACGGCCAAGGAGCGGGCCAAACATGCAGGCGACTACTTCACCTTGCTCAGACACCTGCTGAACTACGCCTATAACAGCAACATCAACCTGCCTAATGCTGAGGTGTTGCTTAACAATGAGATCGACTGGCTCAAACGGATCAGG GATGAGGTTAAGAGGACAGGGGAGACTGGTGTGGAGGAGACCATACTGGAGGGCCACATCGGTGTCACCAAGGAGCTGCTAGCCTTCCAGACCCCAGAGAAGAAGTACTACATCGGCTGTGAGAAGGGAGGAGCTAACCTGATTAAG gAGCTGATTGACGACTTCATCTTCCCAGCATCTAATGTCTACCTGCAGTACATGAAGAGCGGGGAGTTCCCCACAGAGCAGGCCATCCCAGTGTGCAGCAGCCCTGCCTCCATCAACGCCGGCTTTGAGCTGCTGGTGGCTCTGGCTGTTGGCTGTGTCCGTAACCTCAAGCAGATAGTCGACACTCTGACGGACATGTACTACCTAG GTTGTGAGACATTGACAGAGTGGGAGTACTTGCCTCCAGTGGGGCCACGGCCCAACAAAGGCTTCGTAGGTCTGAAGAATGCAGGGGCCACCTGCTATATGAACTCTGTCATTCAGCAGCTGTACATGATCCCTCCCATCCGCAACGGCATCCTGGCCATTGAGGGCACCGGCACTGACGTGGATGATGATATGTCAGGGGATGAGAAGCAGGAGAATGAG AGTAATGTTGACCCACGTGACGAGGTGTTCAGCTACCACCACCAGTTCGATGACAAGCCCTCCAGTAAGTCAGAGGACAGGAAAGAGTACAACATTGGGGTGCTGCGCCACCTACAAGTCATCTTTGGCCACCTGGCTGCCTCCAGGCTGCAGTACTACGTCCCTAGGGGATTCTGGAAGCAGTTCAG GTTATGGGGTGAGCCAGTGAACTTGCGGGAGCAGCACGATGCTCTGGAGTTCTTCAACTCGCTGGTGGACAGTCTGGACGAAGCTCTGAAAGCCCTGGGCCACCCAGCCATGCTCAGCAAGGTGCTGGGAGGCTCCTTCGCTGACCAAAAGATCTGCCAAGGCTGCCCCCACAG GTATGAGTGTGAGGAATCATTCACCACGCTCAATGTAGACATCAGAAACCACCAAAACCTGTTGGACTCCATGGAACAGTATGTCAAAGGAGATCTGCTGGAGGGAGCCAACGCCTACCACTGTGAGAAGTGCAACAAGAAG GTGGACACAGTGAAGCGCCTGCTGATTAAGAAGCTGCCTCCTGTCCTGGCCATCCAGCTGAAGCGCTTCGACTACGACTGGGAGAGGGAGTGTGCTATCAAGTTCAACGACTACTTTGAGTTTCCCAGGGAGCTGGACATGGAGCCGTACACCGTGGCCGGTGTGGCCAAGCTAGAGGGGGACGACGTCAACCCAGAGAACCAGGTGATCCAACAGAACGAGCCCTCGGAGCCCACGCCACCCGGCAGCTCCAAGTACCGTCTGGTGGGGGTGCTGGTGCACTCGGGCCAGGCCAGCGGCGGACACTACTACTCCTATATTATCCAGAGGAACGGGGGCGACGGCGAGAGGAACCGCTGGTACAAGTTTGACGACGGCGACGTGACTGAGTGCAAGATGGATgacgaggaggagatgaagaaccAGTGCTTCGGAGGGGAATACATGGGCGAGGTGTTTGACCACATGATGAAAAGGATGTCGTACCGCAGGCAGAAGCGCTGGTGGAACGCCTACATCCTGTTCTACGAGCGCATGGACTCACTGGACAAGGACAGCGAGCTTGTCAAATATATCTCGGAGCTCACCGTCTCCTCCACCAAGCCACACCAGGTTAAGATGCCCGGTGTGATCGAGTGCAGCGTCCGCAAGCAGAACGTCCAGTTCATGCACAACCGAATGCAATACAGCCTGGAATATTTCCAGTTCATTAAGAAACTCCTGACCTGTAACAGTGTCTATTTAAATCCTCCTCCAG GACAAGACCATCTTTTgccagaggcagaggagatAGCTATGATAAGTGTTCAGCTGGCTGCTAGGTTCCTCTTCAGCACAGGCTTCCACACCAAGAAAGTAGTACGGGGTCCTGCCAGTGACTG GTATGATGCCCTCTGCGTCCTGCTGAGACACAGTAAGAATGTACGCTACTGGTTTGCACACAACGTCCTGTTTGCCTACGCCAACCGGTTCTCTGAGTACCTGCTGGAGTGCCCCAGCGCCGAGGTCCGTGGTGCGTTTGCCAAGCTCATCGTCTTCATCGCACACTTCTCCCTGCAAGACGGCCCCTGTCCCTCTCCCACCGCTTCGCCTGGACCCTCTGCTCAG GGCTGTGATAACCTCAGTCTGAGTGACCACCTGTTGAGAGCCGTACTCAACCTGCTCAGGAGAGAGGTTTCTGAACACGGCCGTCACCTGCAGCAGTACTTCAACCTCTTTGTCATGTACGCCAATCTGG GCCTGGCAGAAAAGACCCAGCTGCTGAAGTTAAGTGTCCCTGCCACCTTCATGTTGGTAGCTCTGGACGAGGGTCCCGGCCCTCCCATTAAGTACCAATACGCTGAGCTAGGCAAGCTCTACACTGTCGTCTCCCAGCTGGTGCGCTGCTGCGACGTCTCCTCACGCATGCAGTCCTCCATCAATG GTAACCCTCCTCTCCCCAACCCGTACGGCGACACCAACCTGACAGCCCCAGTGATGCCCGTCCAGCAGCTGGTGGCAGAGATCCTGTTTGTAAGGACCAGTTATGTGAAGAAGATCATCGAGGACTGCAGCAACTCTGAGGAGACCGTGAAGCTGTTACGCTTCAGCTGCTGGGAGAACCCCCAGTTCTCTTCCACTGTGCTCAGTGAACTACTCTGGCAG gTGGCGTACTCCTACACCTATGAACTGAGGCCTTACCTGGACTTGCTGCTACAGATCCTGCTCATCGAGGACTCCTGGCAGACACACAG GATCCACAATGTGCTGAAAGGCATTCCTGATGACAGAGACGGACTGTTTGACACCATCCAGAGGTCAAAGAACCACTACCAGAAACGGGCCTACCAGTGCATCAAATGCATGGTGGCCCTCTTCAGCAATTGCTCTGTGGCCTACCAGATCCTACAG AGTAATGGTGATCTGAAGCGCAAGTGGACGTGGGCAGTGGAATGGTTAGGGGACGAGCTGGAGAGGAGGCCGTACACGGGGAACCCCCAGTATACCTACAACAACTGGTCCCCTCCCGTTCAGAGCAACGAGACCTCCAACGGCTATTTCCTGGAGCGCTCCCACAGTGCGCGCATGACACTGGCCAAGGCCTGTGAACTCTGTCCCGAGGAG TGTCACATAACGAAGCACGAGGTGGTGTCTGAAGAAGACGCCACGATGCCGAAATCATCCTCGCCACAACAGCTTTTGCCAGGGGAAGGgacaggacagcagcagcacact GAGCCCGATGACCAGGAAGCACCTGATGATCAGGACTCCTCCCCACCTGAGGACACCTCCCTCTACCCACACTCTCCTGGAACCACCCAGTTTCAGCAG CCTGATTTCTGTTCTTCTCCTCCTAATCAGAACAACCACCCCCATGGGCAGCCATACACAGGGCCCGCTGCTCAGCACATGAACAACCCCCAGCGCCCCGGTCCCGCCTCTGCCCCAGCTCCAGGCCCCACCCAGACCCCGACCCCAGGCCCCGGTCCCACTCCTGGCCCAGGCCCGCGAGCACAAGAGAACTGGGAGAGCACCGAGGAGGTCGCCCCtgcccccacctcctccaccccagcGCCTGCCCCGCCTAAGGAGTAA